One window of Scheffersomyces stipitis CBS 6054 chromosome 1, whole genome shotgun sequence genomic DNA carries:
- the PRX1 gene encoding putative thioredoxin peroxidase (Peroxiredoxin), translating into MSIRSISVGAKIPSTIVYENSPGNQVNLAEEVAEGKSIIIGVPGAFSPACSSSHVPGFIKRLRGFNEKGFQKFFVVAVNDAFVTKAWGDALLGSTVAGAQIKFLADPSGAFTKDLDLLFDATKFFGNERSRRYALIVEDGTVTKTFVEPDNTSVVVSDSANVLEEA; encoded by the coding sequence ATGTCTATCAGATCGATTTCTGTGGGTGCAAAGATTCCTTCCACCATTGTTTACGAAAACTCGCCCGGCAACCAAGTCAATCTcgctgaagaagttgctgaaGGCAAGTCTATCATCATCGGAGTTCCTGGTGCCTTTTCCCCGGCTTGTTCCTCATCCCACGTTCCTGGCTTCATCAAGAGATTGAGAGGCTTCAACGAAAAGGGATTCCAGAAGTTCTTCGTAGTTGCTGTTAACGATGCCTTCGTGACAAAGGCGTGGGGTGATGCTTTGTTAGGATCAACTGTTGCTGGTGCCCagatcaagttcttggcTGATCCTTCTGGAGCCTTCACTAAGGATCTTGATTTGTTGTTTGATGCTACTAAGTTCTTCGGTAATgaaagatcaagaagatacGCATTGATCGTTGAGGACGGTACAGTCACCAAGACTTTTGTAGAACCTGACAACACTTCTGTAGTTGTGTCTGATTCTGCCAATgtgttggaagaagcaTGA
- the HMC2 gene encoding hypothetical protein occurs 10 times in genome (hypothetical protein occurs in multiple copies through genome): protein MSNFSTNASSTGRSESPEEQTFSPITASLLAEAIREQANQLLEKQSDEFEAKFLSLQNQIHDILTLISAEKSGNRKGVSRNTDDSSTITSTNSDINLIQSSIESSSVLADDDLSVNISDPPKIEHSPSFKSSKHSAEKTFNLFERTNDTIRKSQKRFHESWRKLPKLNDSSVELWSRALQELNSDPDYKALSKANFKVDWNSFESRTGLHGNELKYYYDCWKDDLIAPYCNNTLSILAATRDHTVTLEDLIEYTSEHADDAKTMSILEEVQRRYRIDISCKDYVSELRGKNTHDYDRIIQFIDGIPSDLYGTISHYCNQRHDGNCIIAAATANFYYKEFMTKENFHYPTPNTFQKKMISTPGFSGKVLSDSSKSRTNSKHRKDRSNYNNYSQNKSSLENNQKSHRRQTDNVNHN from the coding sequence ATGTCCAATTTTTCCACAAATGCTCTGTCGACTGGTAGATCGGAACTGCCAGAAGAACAGACATTCAGTCCCATCACTGCAAGTCTTCTCGCAGAAGCGATTAGGGAACAAGCAaatcaattgcttgagAAACAATCAGACGAATTTGAGGCTAAATTTCTACTGcttcaaaaccaaattcATGATATCCTAACGCTTATTTCTGCCGAGAAAAGTGGTAACAGAAAAGGAGTTTCGAGAAATACTGACGATTCTTCGACCATTACGAGTACTAATAGTGATATTAATCTTATTCAATCTAGTATTGAGTCTAGTTCGGTGCTCGCTGATGATGACTTAAGTGTAAACATCAGTGATCCACCTAAAATTGAACACTCTCCATCGTTTAAATCAAGTAAACATTCTGCTGAAAAAACATTCAATTTATTTGAAAGAACTAACGATACGATTCGAAAGTCTCAGAAACGCTTTCATGaatcttggagaaaatTACCCAAGCTCAATGATAGCAGCGTTGAACTCTGGTCCAGGGCTCTTCAGGAACTAAACAGTGACCCAGACTATAAAGCTTTGTCTAAGGCAAACTTCAAAGTAGACTGGAACAGTTTCGAATCCAGAACTGGACTCCATGGTAATGAACTTAAATACTACTACGATTGCTGGAAGGATGATCTCATTGCACCTTATTGCAATAATACTTTGAGTATTCTTGCTGCTACCCGAGATCATACTGTCACCCTTGAAGATCTAATTGAGTACACATCGGAGCATGCAGATGATGCTAAAACGATGTCTATACTTGAGGAAGTGCAACGACGCTACCGAATCGATATACTGTGTAAAGACTATGTCTCAGAATTGAGAGGCAAAAACACGCATGATTATGACCGTATAATTCAATTTATTGACGGTATTCCTTCCGACCTATATGGCACCATTAGTCACTACTGTAACCAAAGACACGATGGCAATTGTATAATAGCTGCCGCTACGGCCAATTTCTATTATAAAGAATTTATGACCAAGGAGAATTTTCATTACCCTACCCCCAACACTTtccaaaagaaaatgatcaGTACACCTGGTTTCTCTGGTAAAGTTTTATCTGATTCCTCTAAATCAAGAACGAATTCCAAACACAGAAAAGACAGGAGTAACTATAATAATTATTCTCAAAATAAACTGCTGTTGGAGAATAACCAGAAATCGCACAGAAGACAAACGGACAATGTTAATCACAACTAA
- the RIF1 gene encoding RAP1-interacting factor, involved in establishment of repressed chromatin — protein sequence MAARSKRSRSAKNARSKVKNEARSSREPSPNLSVASEAPTSHKSSRSSPKPTTTSSNSNRSNGISADDSSNSSSSDLVNDTPVSNIATNSPSKCNSASMSASSSSSRSTSPAATASATVPAPEAPKEISPPPIVSKSAVVVPLHKLEYEVENSNNDELSSSPIKRSSRGAHSIAKELSPCRREMSPIPSSSPVRKKSVAFSDDIAYNDDSPAVVSSPDPRQTPRGSILKTYNMSFRNGSPADPSNTSLWTRSPFKNDDSYEPRNPVFWLSGTIVQLPPNSSELPRLVDGCVRVLQDPQFDKKFEVYATINHICKSNTNDTLLRIFSAPVSQMNSSPTKAAVTRFRTFQPDSNYIIALAAQIRRDIVVTETEIFNRNDIIKHELSTSQPLMRSDPFRIRIINQALKLINTFLMNEDLNGFVPVEDVRWFYRHCCSILTTENISKALVSPYLIVIKDCRLINKKKRMLFDNPELPELMISSIINMRSYPSSTIVSERFLCFKNFANNFPNIMAKNINHWFEVFVLNVCSMASPFSPKTLEIGTNCLLEIAKVFLDNVSVQSSVTSLLSSKISNDVKSLASENGLDLDIDLISSEVSVIDYICMKLEEMIETGRFKESMEIWVSITLLVGDGGSSFDQWEHLNKWLRVQKICFNSQYQSAKIIALNSWKAVIYNVCHNDMDFMMKVVEPILKNPDVKQRQQMLNACVKSRIRLLTHVFFSISSPITSKEIAENLNHLFMAILYSLLKPLLAKSATKYLHIYWDKVIQPMILNFFFKKENSSLHLHSLGLKVLLRLLKPTVPPKDRNNQVRCLANDPISILEIPCLPCRWVYSKFDRIIPHIALVFQSDHLAVDQKVNLFISFLTAVKMVTKKEPRTTDQTFDIIESLPFVLEQLFKTSSLSFDSAYNLVINLNDTFKPATLVTRSISERTSESNSNIYYIILENCISNLNKEQLREIVQLIIASISDRRVLFFMLDLANLQKRLQIEELYILIVDFLNNRTIISNEPDLRLYGEFCQIIGSGAEVFVKRLMQSVVSISKAEELKQCLDYLQISTWTKESFKYFVSLVHNAPNKYIQDYSIQKIAIRFADNGTFVDLLRYLIDCEFYLEIDELSDEILDTAQHQRGFFDFDFRKMWSGLLLKRSEDKEDKNFDSLLSKSYIKLDIDIEQFIRDNWRNLPFSTSAWASKNDTSRVHGLDAYLEAQNDVMNKENFDTSMIITSTEEDSSETALAVSAPDSSSIEKPAGSGQHTHDSREVLKELNTNTISPLEKIDSTSAASSNEFQSENVDSQSKNGKTSTKTSGKNTSKNSTKKATSSSLMEFDIHNFTAILNAKLEHAPAKKGNKKRKSSSKTSSTEASPVEMAIIPVSPTEQILSSLDDNCDISEVENDVLSQVDDSDLVEDESVTLNTSKEEEQVASPVAGLRRGRSRTKRKQEAQDTTEELGQHIESPVKKRKTVSAEVPNEKYDFENNTSPTLISDSNDVVVLQQVEVRTDVLNSLDSTSSNEGSRQSELGTFKSQSFNAHSTAIIKGEVHLSDSSQEISEVEHNLLVGNVLHEKENVLSVVPEAEEPESLPKVTSDFENNIAQKTGDVELITKDEIASVPLKNDSQLINTQKVETNDVSPVVSDNSQVEEQIPSEEAALIVFGGDKSVESCKKPPAVFHLIHQLQNEDVTRLSKEERYNMETELLHFMMKLRSVD from the coding sequence ATGGCTGCCCGATCAAAACGATCCAGACTGGCCAAGAACGCGCGGTCCAAGGTGAAGAATGAGGCACGCTCGTCACGAGAACCTTCCCCAAACTTGTCAGTAGCATCAGAAGCACCCACATCACACAAGTCATCCAGATCTTCACCTAAACCTACTACTACCAGTTCTAATTCTAATCGAAGTAATGGCATATCGGCAGACGATTCTTCCAACTCAAGTTCGTCAGACTTGGTCAATGACACACCAGTGTCAAATATAGCGACAAACTCACCGTCCAAATGTAACTCTGCTTCTATGTCAgcttcgtcgtcgtcatctAGATCCACATCACCTGCAGCCACGGCTTCAGCTACAGTTCCAGCACCAGAAGCACCAAAAGAAATTTCTCCCCCTCCAATAGTCTCAAAGTCGGCAGTTGTAGTACCGCTTCATAAGCTCGAATATGAAGTCGAAAACAGCAATAACGACGAATTGAGCTCGTCACCCATCAAAAGAAGCAGTCGTGGTGCTCATTCTATAGCGAAAGAACTTTCTCCATGTAGAAGAGAAATGTCACCTATACCGTCTTCTTCACCCGTGAGAAAGAAATCGGTGGCATTTTCTGACGATATTGCGTATAACGATGACAGCCCTGCTGTTGTTAGTTCCCCTGATCCTCGCCAAACTCCTAGAGGCTCTATTCTCAAGACATACAACATGTCTTTTCGCAACGGTTCACCTGCTGATCCGAGTAACACTTCCTTGTGGACTAGATCACCTTTTAAGAACGACGATTCCTACGAACCCCGCAATCCCGTCTTCTGGTTATCCGGAACGATTGTTCAGCTTCCGCCAAATTCTAGCGAATTGCCTCGCTTGGTAGATGGCTGTGTACGTGTGCTTCAGGACCCTCAATTtgacaagaagttcgaaGTTTATGCCACAATCAACCACATCTGTAAGTCTAACACTAATGATACGTTGTTGAGAATATTCTCCGCTCCGGTCTCGCAAATGAATTCCAGCCCTACGAAGGCAGCAGTCACAAGATTCAGAACTTTTCAACCGGATTCGAACTACATAATAGCATTGGCCGCACAGATTCGTAGAGATATCGTAGTCACAGAAACAGAGATCTTTAATCGTAATGACATCATCAAACATGAGCTTTCGACCTCCCAGCCACTTATGCGATCTGATCCTTTCAGAATAAGAATAATCAACCAGGCATTAAAGTTGATTAACACTTTTCTTATGAACGAAGACCTCAACGGTTTTGTCCCTGTTGAGGATGTGAGGTGGTTCTACCGTCACTGCTGTTCAATATTGACCACGGAAAACATCTCTAAAGCTCTTGTTTCACCTTACTTGATTGTCATCAAGGACTGTAGACTcataaacaagaaaaagcGTATGCTTTTTGACAATCCAGAGCTTCCTGAATTGATGATATCAAGTATTATCAACATGAGAAGCTATCCATCTTCTACGATCGTTTCTGAACGTTTCTTGtgcttcaagaacttcGCCAACAACTTTCCTAATATCATGGCTAAAAATATAAACCATTGGTTCGAAGTGTTCGTTTTGAATGTATGCTCTATGGCATCTCCCTTTTCACCGAAGACTCTTGAAATAGGAACCAATTGTCTCTTGGAAATTGCGAAAGTATTCTTAGATAATGTCTCAGTTCAATCATCCGTTACTTCTTTGCTCTCTTCAAAAATTTCGAACGATGTCAAATCACTTGCGTCCGAAAACGGATTGGATTTGGATATTGATTTAATATCATCGGAAGTTTCCGTTATTGACTATATCTGTATGAAATTAGAAGAAATGATAGAAACTGGACGCTTCAAAGAATCCATGGAAATCTGGGTATCCATCACATTACTTGTAGGAGATGGTGGAAGTTCTTTCGATCAGTGGGAACATTTGAACAAATGGCTCAGGGTGCAAAAGATTTGTTTCAATTCACAGTATCAGTCAGCCAAGATAATTGCCTTGAACAGCTGGAAGGCAGTTATCTACAATGTATGCCACAATGATATGGACTTCATGATGAAGGTAGTTGAACCCATATTGAAGAACCCAGATGTCAAGCAGCGGCAACAGATGCTAAATGCTTGTGTCAAAAGTAGAATAAGACTTTTGACTCATGTGTTCTTCAGTATCAGCTCCCCTATCACATCAAAGGAAATTGCAGAGAACCTCAACCATTTATTCATGGCCATACTTTACTCATTGTTGAAACCATTGTTGGCAAAACTGGCAACGAAGTATTTGCACATCTATTGGGACAAAGTCATACAACCGATGATCCttaacttctttttcaagaaagagaactCAAGTCTTCATTTGCATTCACTTGGATTGAAGGTCCTCCTTCGTTTATTGAAACCCACAGTTCCGCCCAAAGACCGGAACAATCAAGTTAGGTGTTTAGCCAACGACCCCATCTCTATTCTTGAGATTCCTTGCTTGCCTTGTAGATGGGTATATTCCAAGTTTGATAGGATTATTCCTCATATTGCTTTAGTTTTCCAGCTGGATCACCTTGCTGTTGACCAAAAGGTGAACTTGTTTATATCTTTCTTGACAGCTGTGAAAATGgtgacgaagaaagaacCGAGAACTACCGATCAGACTTTTGATATTATCGAAAGCCTTCCCTTTGTGTTGGAGCAGTTGTTTAAAACAAGTAGTCTCTCATTTGATTCCGCTTACAATTTGGTCATAAACTTAAACGATACGTTTAAGCCAGCCACATTGGTGACCcgttcaatttcagaaagaacttcaGAATCCAATCTGAATATCTACTATATTATTCTCGAAAACTGTATTTCCAATTTGAATAAGGAGCAACTTCGGGAAATCGTTCAGTTAATCATagcttcaatttctgaTAGGAGAGTTTTGTTTTTCATGCTTGATTTAGCAAACTTGCAAaaaagattgcaaattgaGGAGCTCTATATACTCAttgttgacttcttgaacaatagAACCATAATTAGTAACGAACCAGATTTGCGCCTCTATGGTGAATTCTGTCAGATTATTGGTTCTGGTGCTGAAGTCTTTGTGAAGCGTTTAATGCAAAGTGTGGTCAGTATATCCAaagctgaagaattaaAGCAGTGCTTAGATTATTTGCAAATATCGACGTGGACAAAGGAGCTGTTCAAATATTTCGTTCTGTTAGTACATAATGCTCCAAACAAGTACATTCAAGATTATTCGATTCAGAAAATCGCAATAAGATTTGCTGACAACGGTACATTTGTTGACTTGTTGAGATATTTGATCGACTGTGAGTTCTATTTggaaattgatgaattgaGCGACGAAATTCTTGATACCGCCCAACATCAAAGAggtttctttgattttgacTTTCGCAAAATGTGGTCGGgattgttgttgaagagactGGAGGATAAAGAAGATAAAAATTTCGACTCATTATTATCCAAGTCCTATATCAAATTGgatattgatattgaacaattcatTAGAGATAATTGGAGAAATCTACCTTTTCTGACGTCTGCTTGGGCCAGCAAGAATGACACTTCTAGGGTTCATGGTTTGGATGCCTATTTGGAAGCTCAAAATGATGTAATGAATAAGGAAAATTTTGATACCAGCATGATTATAACTAGTACGGAAGAAGACAGTAGTGAAACCGCATTAGCTGTCCTGGCCCCTGATAGTAGCAGTATCGAGAAACCCGCGGGCAGTGGTCAACATACCCACGATAGCCGTGAAGTTCTCAAAGAGTTGAACACGAATACGATTTCGCCCTTAGAGAAGATTGATTCCACTTCGGCAGCATCCAGTAATGAATTCCAATCAGAGAATGTCGATAGTCAAAGcaaaaatggaaaaacATCTACTAAGACTTCTGGTAAAAATACTTCTAAAAATTCTACTAAAAAGGCtacttcgtcttctttaATGGAATTTGACATTCATAATTTTACAGCAATTTTGAACGCAAAACTTGAACATGCTCCTGCCAAGAAAGGAAAtaagaagaggaaaagcTCTAGTAagacttcatcaactgAAGCTTCTCCCGTGGAAATGGCCATTATTCCTGTTCTGCCTACGGAGCAGATTCTCTCGTCTTTGGATGATAATTGTGATATTTCTGAGGTGGAGAATGATGTTTTATCGCAAGTCGATGATTCGGATCtagttgaagatgaaagcGTTACTTTAAATACTTCtaaggaagaagagcaagtAGCATCTCCGGTTGCAGGACTCAGAAGAGGTAGAAGTAGAACCAAGAGAAAACAGGAAGCTCAAGATACAACCgaagaacttggccaacaCATTGAATCTCCAGTCAAAAAACGCAAGACAGTCCTGGCTGAAGTTCCAAATGAGAAATATGACTTTGAAAACAATACCAGTCCAACCCTAATTCTGGATTCCAATGACGTGGTTGTATTACAGCAAGTCGAGGTGAGGACGGATGTTCTTAACAGTTTGGATCTGACTTCTTCTAACGAAGGTAGTAGACAGTCAGAATTGGGCACTTTTAAGTCCCAGAGCTTCAATGCTCATTCGACTGCAATTATTAAAGGAGAAGTGCATTTGTCAGACTCATCCCAAGAAATTTCTGAAGTGGAGCacaatcttcttgttggtaaTGTTCTTCATGAGAAGGAGAATGTGCTTTCAGTTGTTCCAGAAGCAGAGGAACCAGAAAGTCTTCCAAAAGTTACTTCTGATTTCGAGAACAATATTGCACAGAAGACAGGAGACGTTGAACTCATAACAAAGGATGAAATTGCGTCAGTTCctttgaaaaatgattCTCAATTGATCAATACCCAAAAAGTGGAAACCAATGATGTGTCTCCAGTTGTCTCAGATAATCTGCAAGTTGAGGAGCAAATTCCAAGTGAAGAAGCTGCTCTTATTGTTTTTGGAGGTGATAAATCCGTAGAGTCTTGCAAAAAACCACCTGCTGTGTTTCATCTTATCCATCAGCTTCAGAACGAAGACGTCACTAGGCTTTCAAAAGAGGAGCGATACAACATGGAGACGGAATTGTTGCATTTTATGATGAAATTAAGAAGTGTTGATTAA
- the POL5.5 gene encoding putative RNA-directed DNA polymerase (Putative RNA polymerase integrase domain), which produces MYNHMALTNLLNLEVQGHITVDDTESILSSDNHHTIITLNAPSCADLNVFPDRHDEVLTLFKEIVEYSAFVKNNTPRKSLQYRTPAAVFFNYKDAYHRPIVPFGMDVVIKASSKEEYEKYGRPLLKTEPHAFFGSIVGFATDNYSYRILVQAEHFPIITNCNAKLLNSRQFIENYFQSLDLLQRDSAQYNATVLDALEDKLADHIDIADKEVIFDATLLKNGDTSVQTANIGDTNLSTPSPQNPEALSNTPSSQMTIESLSTRHPEVATQHKRRIEELTSDTLPFPTDQEGNSVDGKHIKRSPRLGGVKTTPLSATRTIRDHKTKSKIVDNNRDYAADPIKTAIEETRTKMSEDHNLNSTTTNSEELTSQLASQEDRISGELSGETNVDLSTTPAQNTRSHTKSRLDKQIESSKNWSNLDTRKTQSWNKVPPEIHGKGKIRCTKLTNSKNDHLRNNKKKEEDTRFRFQSTTDKCIA; this is translated from the exons ATGTACAATCATATGGCCCTTACCAACCTATTGAACCTAGAAGTGCAAGGTCACATCACGGTTGACGACACCGAGTCAA TATTACTGTCAGACAATCATCACACAATCATCACACTCAACGCGCCGCTGTGCGCAGACTTGAACGT TTTCCCCGATCGCCACGATGAAGTATTGACtctcttcaaagaaatcgtGGAATACTCGGCAttcgtcaagaacaatacTCCCCGAAAGCTGCTCCAATATCGCACACCTGCCGCCGTCTTTTTTAACTATAAAGACGCATATCACCGTCCTATTGTCCCATTCGGTATGGACGTTGTGATAAAAGCATCttcgaaagaagaatacgagAAGTATGGCCGTCCCTTACTTAAGACTGAACCACACGCTTTCTTCGGTTCTATCGTCGGCTTCGCCACAGATAACTATAGCTACCGAATACTCGTCCAAGCAGAACATTTCCCAATTATAACGAATTGTAATGCAAAACTCCTCAATTCACGCCAATTTATCGAGAATTATTTTCAATCACTTGATTTGTTACAGAGAGACAGCGCTCAATATAATGCCACAGTACTCGATGCACTTGAAGACAAACTTGCTGATCATATCGATATCGCTGATAAAGAGGTTATCTTTGATGCTACTTTACTTAAAAACGGGGACACATCTGTCCAGACAGCCAACATTGGAGACACCAATTTATCGACGCCATCTCCTCAAAATCCTGAGGCTTTGAGCAATACACCTTCTTCGCAGATGACGATCGAAAGTCTTTCTACAAGACATCCCGAAGTAGCCACTCAACACAAACGGCGTATAGAAGAACTCACTTCTGACACGTTACCATTTCCTACCGATCAAGAAGGTAATTCGGTAGACGGAAAGCACATTAAGCGCTCACCACGATTAGGGGGAGTAAAAACAACTCCACTTTCAGCCACTAGAACGATCAGGGACCATAAGACTAAAAGTAAAATTGTTGATAACAATCGTGATTACGCTGCTGACCCCATTAAAACTGctatagaagaaaccagaacGAAAATGAGTGAAGATCATAACTTAAACTCAACTACGACAAATTCTGAAGAGTTAACTTCACAGTTAGCCTCCCAGGAGGATAGAATCTCAGGGGAGTTATCAGGGGAAACAAATGTGGACTTATCAACCACACCAGCACAAAATACAAGATCACATACCAAGTCAAGACTAGACAAACAAATTGAGCTGTCTAAAAATTGGTCTAACCTAGATACGCGAAAGACTCAATCATGGAATAAAGTCCCACCTGAAATACACGGAAAGGGCAAAATTA GATGCACAAAGCTCACAAATAGCAAAAACGATCACCTCCGAAATaataaaaagaaagaagaagacaccAGATTTCGATTCCAGTCCACAACAGATAAATGCATTGCTTAG
- a CDS encoding hypothetical protein (Troponin) has translation VDLVLSETDQNFLVETVPDSILQDKVSYLVSLWEAAKFDYKIDDSILSDGNDQSEKVAAFNSEINSKVHEVVVGSSFSNVIDTLASTRIDQLSEIDLEFFNRISVVLDVLVFLVLNGHQFTKQILYDSLSRISRFLLSISTSQVDIFWWYLESRELLFQERVFDRTATSDRIAVLDLCNSLTDKFIFKDSRGKSDTYKKDSFNDKFQYRVRVFITNIFAFEDNTGLNKYFHIANRSIYEVKTKSQFVEDLMAIEKLFNDPYYYLKKSNSKELSRLMDRLINVYEYIKEMELDFQKKLRIDQFLVPEPRSEADKEYLSKKYSRVLYFPEAYFKSAFTVGNKSTHELQVEDREFFTDQFETSSIRLQYLVKIFIIANLYFELIPRNKDDFIKSIGAPTNVKHITDDSVPDAHKGVLYKIKKDMFASFKSVDTAFSFLIQHITVGETFWWSWLIYGKDHTGKPLFADRRVAKEELQEVKEKSEKLFPYKNKKYFNTYVTPSATRMMKVQRDMNKLAHRQDTEESISHIDQSFAAITSNIEDEFNPVKKEELLEKRNSLIWKRLKLQRRTRWLQFGSLLTKEMLDEGKEEEVVEEQNEDVDVKEEREEEVKEQKEEQKEEQKEEIGEEPNEDVQDDV, from the exons GTGGACTTGGTATTATCCGAAACAGACCAGAACTTCTTAGTGGAAACAGTTCCAGATCTGATTCTTCAGGACAAAGTATCCTATCTTGTATCTCTATGGGAAGCAGCAAAATTCGACTACAAAATTGACGATAGTATTCTCAGTGATGGAAATGATCAATCTGAAAAAGTAGCTGCCTTCAACAGCGAAATCAACCTGAAAGTCCATGAAGTGGTTGTAGGCTCCAGTTTCCTGAACGTTATCGATACTTTGGCTTCTACTAGGATCGACCAG CTTCTGGAGATAGATCtcgaattcttcaacagaatatctgtagttcttgatgttctcgtctttcttgttctaAATGGCCATCAATTTACCAAACAGATTTTATACGACAGCTTATCGCGCATTCTGCGATTCTTACTCTCCATTTCGACTTCACAAGTGGATATCTTCTGGTGGTACTTGGAGTCACGagaacttcttttccaagaacgaGTCTTTGACAGAACAGCCACTAGCGATAGAATTGCCGTTCTTGACCTATGCAATTCGCTTACAGACaaattcatcttcaaggACTCTCGGGGAAAAAGCGACACCTACAAAAAGGATAGtttcaacgacaagttcCAGTACCGAGTGAGAGTATTCATCACCAACATCTTTGCATTTGAAGACAACACCGGTTTGAACAAGTACTTCCATATCGCTAACCGTTCTATCTATGAAGTAAAAACTAAATCGCAGTTTgtggaagacttgatggCCATagaaaagttgttcaacgaCCCATACTACTACTTGAAAAAGTCCAACAGTAAGGAATTGTCTCGTCTCATGGATAGACTCATTAATGTCTATGAGTACATCAAGGAAATGGAACTTGATTTCCAGAAAAAGCTCCGCATAGATCAGTTTCTAGTACCAGAGCCACGTTCTGAAGCTGACAAAGAGTACTTGCTGAAAAAGTACTCTAGAGTATTGTACTTCCCGGAGGCTTACTTCAAGTCAGCATTCACTGTAGGAAATAAGTCGACGCATGAGCTTCAAGTAGAAGACAGAGAATTCTTTACTGACCAGTTTGAGACGTCCTCCATCAGGCTCCAATACTTAGTGAAGATCTTTATCATTGCCAATTTGTACTTTGAGCTTATTCCTCGTAACAAAGAtgacttcatcaagtcAATAGGTGCCCCCACGAATGTCAAGCACATCACCGATGACTCGGTTCCTGATGCACATAAGGGAGTTCTAtacaaaatcaagaaagatatgtttgcttctttcaaatCAGTAGATACAGCCTTTTCGTTTCTAATTCAGCATATAACTGTAGGAGAAACGTTCTGGTGGAGTTGGTTGATTTATGGCAAAGATCACACTGGTAAGCCGTTGTTTGCAGACAGACGGGTagcaaaagaagagttgcaAGAGGTAAAGGagaaatctgaaaagttgttccCCTataagaacaagaagtacttcaacACCTATGTGACTCCCCTGGCTACGAGAATGATGAAAGTTCAAAGGGACATGAATAAGTTGGCGCACAGGCAGGACACTGAGGAGTCCATCTCTCACATTGATCAAAGTTTTGCTGCAATAACttccaatattgaagacGAGTTCAATCCGGTAAAAAAGGAAGAACTCCTTGAAAAGCGAAACTCGCTtatttggaaaagattgaaACTCCAGCGTAGAACTAGATGGCTTCAGTTTGGATCATTATTGACTAAGGAGATGTTGGACGAgggaaaagaagaagaagtagtagaagaacAGAATGAAGACGTAGATGTTAAGGaggaaagagaagaagaagttaaGGAACAAAAAGAGGAACAAAAAGAggaacaaaaagaagaaataggAGAAGAACCAAATGAAGATGTACAAGATGACGTA
- the DCP1 gene encoding decapping protein involved in mRNA Degradation: MAKKGETVTQEQITTQEGVKLYRNTLNYNVISRYDPAIKQLLCHTSHCVIYKFNENNEEWVKSDYQGTLALYVRDFKVPPANAQPTYSDLQELFCYGLILMNRNNPECFSLGLLPNKITKHYFPHGVDDKGVLEMDVELNDNLIIVRNLLGEIYGLWVFNEEDRTKMYKSLDFCLNSESTAV; this comes from the coding sequence ATGGCTAAGAAAGGAGAAACAGTTACCCAGGAACAGATCACAACGCAGGAAGGTGTCAAACTCTACAGAAACACCCTCAACTACAACGTCATAAGCAGATACGACCCAGCCATAAAACAACTACTCTGCCACACGTCACATTGTGTgatctacaagttcaacgaAAACAACGAAGAATGGGTCAAGTCAGATTACCAGGGCACATTGGCTTTATATGTGCGAGATTTCAAGGTTCCACCAGCCAATGCCCAGCCAACATATAGCGACCTTCAGGAATTGTTCTGCTACGGGCTTATTCTCATGAACAGAAACAACCCCGAATGTTTTTCCTTGGGTTTGCTCCCTAACAAAATCACGAAACACTACTTTCCACATGGAGTCGACGACAAAGGAGTTCTTGAGATGGACgtagaattgaatgacAATCTTATCATAGTTAGGAACTTGTTAGGAGAGATTTACGGGTTGTGGGTGTTTAACGAGGAGGACCGTACTAAGATGTACAAGTCTCTTGACTTCTGTTTGAACTCAGAGTCGACTGCCGTGTAA